DNA from Geobacillus vulcani PSS1:
AAGAAGGAACGCGCGAAGAATTCAGCCGGGAGAAAATTTTGCGCGGCTTGATCAAAGCGTGCGAGAAGCGGCCGGTGGCGCTCGAGGAGCTTGAAAAAGTGACGCAGGAAATCGAGCGAGAGCTGCGCAATCAAGGCGTTTCGGAAGTGAAAAGCGAAACGATCGGCGAAATGGTGATGGAGCGCCTATCACACATCGATGAGGTAGCTTATGTCCGCTTCGCTTCCGTCTATCGTCAGTTTAAAGATATTAATGTGTTCATTGAAGAACTGAAAGAGTTGATTAAAAAAGGGCAACGGTAAAAAGGGCTTTGGCATTAGGCGGCAAGCCCTTTTTTCAACGTCTTTTCGGCAGGAAAGGGGAGAGCCGGTTTGAAACGAATAGGGCGGAATGGAAGGTCGGAGCGATGCAACACCATTGGAAAGAGCTGATTGCTGTCGACCGTTATACCGTGCAAAGCCGTGGGGTGTTGCATGAGGTGGACCGAAAAGTGCTGACGCTGCTTTACCAGCCGCTCATCGGCTGCCGCGCGTTGGCGCTTTATATGACGCTTTGGGGGGAGCTTGAGCTGCTTGACGGCCAGGAAGCGACCCATCATCGGCTCATGGCGCTCATGCAGTGCGGACTGCCGGACATTTACAGTGAACGGTTGAAACTCGAAGGAATCGGGCTGCTCAACACATACGTCCACGCTCCAGAGGCGGATGAACCGAAGCTGTTTCTTTATGAGCTGCGCCCGCCGTTGGCGCCAGACCAGTTTTTCCGCGATGAGATGTTGAGCGCTTTTTTGCATCGGCAAGTCGGCCGTCACTTGTTTATTCAGCTGAGCAACTTTTTTGCCCGTCCGTCCATTGATGAAACGAAATTCACCCGAGTGACGCGGTCGTTTTCCGATGTGTTTTCGGCTGTGCCTGCTGAACAAATCGTCGCCGGCTTCAGCGAAGAAGCCGGGCCCGAGCTGCTTGAGGGGAAGGATCACATCGGGCGGGAGGAGTCGTCATATGTGCTCGATGATGATGTATTCGACTTTGAGCTGTTTTTTGCCGGCCTGTCCAAGCAGCTGGTGCCGCGCCGAGCTGTGACAGCAAAAGTGAAGGAAGCGATTAAAAAGCTGGCGTTTTTATACGGCATTCCGCCGCTGGAGATGCAAAAACTGGTTCTTGGCGTCATCGATCCGGCCTATCATATCGATATTGACGCGTTGCGCCGAGCGGCGCGCGAATGGTATGAGCTCGAACATGGCGGTGTCGAGCCGCGTCTCGTGGAACGAGTGCAGCCGCTCGCCTATCGGACGTTGGAAAACATCGAACCGCGCACAAAAGAGGAGCAACTAATGAAACAGCTGGAAACGATTTCCCCACGCCAGCTGCTCAAGGAAATTTCAGGCGGCGTTGAGCCGTCGCTCGCTGATTTGCAGCTGATCGAAGATGTGATGTTTAAGCAGCAGCTGCTCCCGGGAGTTGTGAACGTGCTCATTTATTACGTCATGCTCCGGACGAATATGAAGCTGTCGAAAAAGTACGTAGAAAAAATCGCCAGCCATTGGGCGCGCAAGAAAGTGAAAACGGTGAAGGAAGCAATGGAACTGGCGAAAGAAGAGGCGAAAACATACCAAAACTGGGCGAACGAAAAGGAAAAAGGGACGAGGGCGGTGCGCAAAGTCGTGCGCACGGAAATCGTCCCCGACTGGCTGAACATGGATTACAGCCAGCCGGAGAATGATGATTTTGATGTCGAACAGGCGCGCAAAGAGCTGGAGGAACGGCTGAAAAAATACCGTGATGAATCATAGAGGGAAAAGCCATGGAACGAGTAAACCACCTGTTGCAGCGGTTGCTTGGCAATCAACGGTTTAAACAACGCTACGAACAAATGAAACGCTACATTTTGGAGCATCCGGACGTGCAGCCGTTTTTGCGGGCGCACGAACGGCAATTGTCGGCCGATGCAGTTGACCGCAGCTTGATGAAGCTGCATGAATTCATCGAGCAGCACGGGAATTGCCGCCAATGTCCGGGGCTCGAGCGGTGCCCGAACATGCTGCAAGGGTATCGGCCGAACTTGGTGATCAGCAGCGGCCGGATTGAGATTGAGTATGACCGCTGCCCAAAAAAAGTGCAATACGACGAGAGGAAGCGGCAAGAGTCGCTCATTCAAAGCATGTTCATGCCGCGTGAAATTTTGCGTGCTTCGCTCTCTGACGTTGATCTCAATGACGATGGACGGATCAAAGCGATCCGATTTGCCGAGCGGTTTGTGTCGGAATATGAGCCAGGGAAAAAAATGAAAGGCTTGTATTTGCACGGATCGTTTGGGGTGGGCAAGACGTATTTGCTCGCCGCGATCGCCAACGAGTTGGCGAAGCGGAACGTCCCGTCGCTGATCGTCTACGTGCCCGAGCTGTTTCGTGAGATGAAACATTCGCTTCAAGACCAGACGATGAACGAAAAGCTCGATTATATCAAAAAAGTGCCGGTGCTGATGCTCGATGACCTCGGGGCGGAGGCGATGTCAAGCTGGGTGCGCGATGATGTGCTCGGCCCGATCTTGCAATACCGGATGTTTGAAAACTTGCCGACGTTTTTCACGTCGAACTTTAATATGCAGCAGCTTTCCCACCATTTAACGTATTCGCAGCGCGGCGAAGAAGAGAAGGTGAAGGCGGCGCGCATTATGGAACGAATCCGCTATTTGGCCTATCCGATTGAAATCACCGGGCCGAACCGCCGCGAGCAAAATATATAAAGGCGATTTGAAACGTTATCGTTTGCACAGACATGTTGATGAACCAATAAAAACGATATAGACTCCCATGACGGAAAAAATTGGTCACCAATGGAAGGATGAAAATATCCCTCTATATTTTGCCCATTTTCGAATTCGGGTATTTTCAGCATAGATGCTATTTGAAGTGTTCCCATTTGGAGTTTTTACCGAGGATTTAATCGACTGTCGGGCGACCGAACCACGCCGCCTCCAGACCCATCGATGGGGCTGTGAAGCGGGCGGTTGCTCGGTCTTCCAAGCCACAGGCCTGCTTCGACAGTCGAAAATGGACCAATCGCTTTTCCGTCAAGGATGTGTTCAACTTCTTCATTGCATCTATATAACTTTTCTGCTGCAGCCGGCAAGCGGTTCGTTTGTCGACAGGGACGGGATAAAAAGGGGAATTTCCTTATAAACCAAACACAACACATATTGTTTTATGCCTGTATACGGTAATAAGAAAGGGGGCCCCGATTCGTTTGGGGCCCCCTCCTCGAACAATCAACTCCGCCAAGCTTTGTGCTTTTTTAGTCTAAATGGCCGGTTGTCCCCATATATATAAACCAAGCATTCCTTTCGAACCAAAGGGGGGGGACGGCGGGTGATCGAAATCCATTTCGACGAGGCAAGCGAGGCGGAAAAACTGTTTTGGCTGTTGCATCACCGGCCGCAACCGGATGACAGTCCGCTGTTTCATGCCGCCTATGATGGGAAGAAAACGGTGGCCGTTTACATACACGGCGAAGAGAAATATGTGCTTGAGTCGCATATCGTCCCAGCGATGACCGCATTTATGCAGGAGGTGATGGAAGACCGGCTGCTGCTATCCATCATTGCCAATGTTTTTTATTTCCGCGATGTCGAAGAACAGCAGCAAATTTTGGCCCTCGCTCATTCGTTTTTGGACGGCGAGCGGCGCGATTACCGGAAAAGCGCGGCGTTTGCCGCCTCGCGCACCGCGATGTTGCGCGACGCTTTCGCCTCCTTTTTGCGCGACGGCTTGTCGTTTTCGTTTTCTTCGTTCGTTACGTTCCGGTTGAAGCCGTATATGGAGCGCCTCCAACATTATGTCGAGCTGGCGATCGATGAATACAAGCTGGAGCAGGAGTATCAAAATTTTGTGCAAATGCTGCGCGACTGCCTGGCTGGCCGGGCGCCGCAATGGCCGCGCCTGTATTTGGTGCACGATCCGCCGCACTTCGTGTTTTACGACAGCGAGCAGCGGGAGCTGTCGACGGCGGAAGTGAGACAGTTGATCGATCGCCATCTCGTGTTCAGCCAGCCGATGTATATTGATGCATCGGTGCTTGCTCCGCTTGTCTCGCTTGCTCCGGCGGAAATTGAGCTGTACACCGATCATCCGGATGATGGCATGGTACAGACGCTGCAAAACGTGTTTCAAGAACGGCTGACGGTCTGCCGCCGCGCCGATTTTTCCCGCTTGTTTGCCGCCAACGCTGGAAATGGAGGAGAAGCTTGATTTTTCCTGCTGTTTTCGCTATAATGTCGTCATGAATATGGATGAATACAAGCGATGACGAGGACATGGGCGCATTTTTACGGTTTCCAGAGAGGGAAGGCAGCGGCTGGAACCTTCCTAACACGAAAAGTGCGCTTACCCCCTCAGAGCTGCGGCAGCGAACGCTACGCCCAGTAGTTGCCGCCGGCGGACGGCCGTTATCGTTGTTGAGCCATGGCGTTGTTTTGCCATGGGAAGAAGGGTGGAACCACGATGAAAACTCGTCCCTTTCGGAGGGAGGAGTTTTTTTCTTTTTCATCATCATGATAAAGGAGAGTGATTGCCGATGCCAGACGTCATTCGCATTACGTTCCCAGACGGGGCGGAAAAGGAGTTTCCAAAGGGGACGACGACGGAAGACATCGCTGCCTCGATCAGCTCGGGGCTGAAGAAAAAAGCGATCGCTGGAAAATGGAACGGCCGGTTCGTTGATTTGCGCACGCCGCTTCACGAAGACGGTGAACTGGTCATTATTACTCAAGACATGCCGGAAGCGCTTGACATTTTGCGCCATAGCGCTGCCCATTTAATGGCGCAGGCCATCAAGCGGCTGTACGGCAACGTCAAGCTCGGCGTCGGCCCGGTCATTGAAAACGGCTTTTACTATGATATCGACATGGAGCATAAGCTGGCGCCAGACGATCTTCCAAAAATCGAAGCGGAAATGCGCAACATTGTCAAAGAAAATCTCGAGATCGTCCGCAAAGAAGTGAGCCGCGAAGAAGCCATCCGGCGGTATGAAGAAATCGGCGATGAGTTGAAGCTCGAGTTGATCCGCGATATTCCGGAAGGCGAGACGATTTCCATTTACGAGCAAGGCGAGTTTTTCGACCTTTGCCGCGGCGTGCACGTGCCGTCGACCGGCAAAATCAAAGAGTTTAAGCTGCTCAGCATCTCGGGCGCCTACTGGCGCGGCGACAGCAGCAACAAAATGCTGCAGCGCATCTATGGCACGGCCTTTTTCAAAAAAGAAGATTTGGATCATTATTTGCACTTGCTTGAAGAAGCGAAAGAGCGCGACCACCGCAAACTCGGCAAAGAGCTCGAGCTGTTTATGACGTCGCAGCAAGTCGGACAAGGGCTGCCGCTTTGGCTGCCGAAAGGAGCGACGATCCGCCGCATCATTGAACGGTACATCGTCGATAAAGAAGTGGCGCTCGGGTATGATCATGTCTACACGCCGGTGCTCGGCAGCGTCGAGCTGTACAAAACATCGGGCCATTGGGACCATTACAAAGAAAACATGTTCCCGCCGATGGAGATGGACAATGAACAGCTCGTGCTGCGGCCGATGAACTGCCCGCATCACATGATGATTTACAAAAGCAAGCTGCACAGCTACCGCGAGCTGCCGATCCGCATCGCCGAATTGGGCACGATGCACCGCTATGAAATGTCGGGCGCTCTCACCGGACTGCAGCGCGTCCGCGGCATGACGCTCAATGACGCTCATATTTTCGTGCGCCCGGATCAAATCAAAGACGAGTTCAAACGCGTCGTGAACTTGATTTTGGAAGTCTATAAGGATTTTGGCATTCAGGAATACTCGTTCCGTTTGTCATACCGCGATCCGCATGACAAGGAAAAATATTACGACGACGATGAAATGTGGGAAAAAGCGCAGCGCATGCTTCGCGAAGCGATGGACGAGCTCGGCCTCGACTACTATGAGGCTGAGGGGGAAGCGGCGTTTTACGGGCCGAAGCTCGATGTGCAAGTGCGCACGGCGCTCGGCAAAGACGAAACGCTCTCAACGGTGCAGCTTGACTTCCTCTTGCCGGAGCGCTTTGATTTGACGTACATCGGCGAAGACGGAAAGCCGCATCGCCCTGTCGTCATCCACCGCGGCGTCGTTTCGACAATGGAGCGGTTTGTCGCCTTCTTGATCGAAGAATACAAAGGCGCGTTCCCGACGTGGCTCGCCCCGGTGCAGGTGAAAGTGATTCCGGTGTCGCCGGAAGCGCATCTTGACTATGCGTATGACGTGCATCGGACCCTGAAAGAACACGGATTCCGCGTCGAAGTCGACGAGCGCGATGAAAAAATCGGCTATAAAATCCGCGAGGCGCAAATGCAAAAAATCCCGTACATGCTCGTTGTCGGCGATAAAGAAGTGTCTGAACGAGCGGTCAATGTCCGCCGC
Protein-coding regions in this window:
- the thrS gene encoding threonine--tRNA ligase — translated: MPDVIRITFPDGAEKEFPKGTTTEDIAASISSGLKKKAIAGKWNGRFVDLRTPLHEDGELVIITQDMPEALDILRHSAAHLMAQAIKRLYGNVKLGVGPVIENGFYYDIDMEHKLAPDDLPKIEAEMRNIVKENLEIVRKEVSREEAIRRYEEIGDELKLELIRDIPEGETISIYEQGEFFDLCRGVHVPSTGKIKEFKLLSISGAYWRGDSSNKMLQRIYGTAFFKKEDLDHYLHLLEEAKERDHRKLGKELELFMTSQQVGQGLPLWLPKGATIRRIIERYIVDKEVALGYDHVYTPVLGSVELYKTSGHWDHYKENMFPPMEMDNEQLVLRPMNCPHHMMIYKSKLHSYRELPIRIAELGTMHRYEMSGALTGLQRVRGMTLNDAHIFVRPDQIKDEFKRVVNLILEVYKDFGIQEYSFRLSYRDPHDKEKYYDDDEMWEKAQRMLREAMDELGLDYYEAEGEAAFYGPKLDVQVRTALGKDETLSTVQLDFLLPERFDLTYIGEDGKPHRPVVIHRGVVSTMERFVAFLIEEYKGAFPTWLAPVQVKVIPVSPEAHLDYAYDVHRTLKEHGFRVEVDERDEKIGYKIREAQMQKIPYMLVVGDKEVSERAVNVRRYGEKESRTMGLDDFISSLREEVRRK
- the nrdR gene encoding transcriptional regulator NrdR; translation: MRCPSCHHQGTRVLDSRPVEEGRSIRRRRECEQCHYRFTTFERIEEPPLIVVKKEGTREEFSREKILRGLIKACEKRPVALEELEKVTQEIERELRNQGVSEVKSETIGEMVMERLSHIDEVAYVRFASVYRQFKDINVFIEELKELIKKGQR
- the ytxC gene encoding putative sporulation protein YtxC, whose amino-acid sequence is MIEIHFDEASEAEKLFWLLHHRPQPDDSPLFHAAYDGKKTVAVYIHGEEKYVLESHIVPAMTAFMQEVMEDRLLLSIIANVFYFRDVEEQQQILALAHSFLDGERRDYRKSAAFAASRTAMLRDAFASFLRDGLSFSFSSFVTFRLKPYMERLQHYVELAIDEYKLEQEYQNFVQMLRDCLAGRAPQWPRLYLVHDPPHFVFYDSEQRELSTAEVRQLIDRHLVFSQPMYIDASVLAPLVSLAPAEIELYTDHPDDGMVQTLQNVFQERLTVCRRADFSRLFAANAGNGGEA
- the dnaI gene encoding primosomal protein DnaI produces the protein MERVNHLLQRLLGNQRFKQRYEQMKRYILEHPDVQPFLRAHERQLSADAVDRSLMKLHEFIEQHGNCRQCPGLERCPNMLQGYRPNLVISSGRIEIEYDRCPKKVQYDERKRQESLIQSMFMPREILRASLSDVDLNDDGRIKAIRFAERFVSEYEPGKKMKGLYLHGSFGVGKTYLLAAIANELAKRNVPSLIVYVPELFREMKHSLQDQTMNEKLDYIKKVPVLMLDDLGAEAMSSWVRDDVLGPILQYRMFENLPTFFTSNFNMQQLSHHLTYSQRGEEEKVKAARIMERIRYLAYPIEITGPNRREQNI
- a CDS encoding replication initiation and membrane attachment family protein, which translates into the protein MQHHWKELIAVDRYTVQSRGVLHEVDRKVLTLLYQPLIGCRALALYMTLWGELELLDGQEATHHRLMALMQCGLPDIYSERLKLEGIGLLNTYVHAPEADEPKLFLYELRPPLAPDQFFRDEMLSAFLHRQVGRHLFIQLSNFFARPSIDETKFTRVTRSFSDVFSAVPAEQIVAGFSEEAGPELLEGKDHIGREESSYVLDDDVFDFELFFAGLSKQLVPRRAVTAKVKEAIKKLAFLYGIPPLEMQKLVLGVIDPAYHIDIDALRRAAREWYELEHGGVEPRLVERVQPLAYRTLENIEPRTKEEQLMKQLETISPRQLLKEISGGVEPSLADLQLIEDVMFKQQLLPGVVNVLIYYVMLRTNMKLSKKYVEKIASHWARKKVKTVKEAMELAKEEAKTYQNWANEKEKGTRAVRKVVRTEIVPDWLNMDYSQPENDDFDVEQARKELEERLKKYRDES